The following coding sequences lie in one Vibrio sp. BS-M-Sm-2 genomic window:
- a CDS encoding TIGR01777 family oxidoreductase, with protein MKILLTGGTGFIGSELVKSWNTDDVTLLTRSPENAKQNLNHLNQNNLHYIQSLDEISDLNDFEVVVNLAGEPIADKRWSTEQKERICNSRWHITEKLVELIHASSNPPQAFISGSAVGYYGDQQQHPFDESLQVEDESFPHKVCAHWEEIAKRAQSDNTRVILLRTGIVLGENGGALKKMLMPYKLGVGGPLGSGEQYMPWIHMLDMVRAINHLLSIPHAQGEFNMCAPHPVTNKLFSSTLAKQLGRPHFLFTPKWAMSLLMGESSCLLFDSIRSKPKKLTEMGFIFSYSRIEPALKNLLQHQD; from the coding sequence ATGAAGATATTGTTAACTGGTGGTACTGGATTTATTGGCTCTGAATTAGTCAAGAGTTGGAACACTGACGACGTGACATTGCTGACGCGGAGTCCTGAAAATGCGAAACAAAATCTAAATCACCTCAACCAGAACAACCTTCATTACATTCAATCCCTTGATGAGATCAGTGATCTCAATGACTTCGAGGTAGTGGTCAACCTTGCTGGCGAGCCTATTGCTGATAAACGCTGGAGTACAGAGCAAAAAGAGAGGATCTGTAACAGTCGCTGGCACATCACTGAAAAACTGGTCGAATTAATTCATGCCAGTAGCAACCCGCCACAAGCTTTTATTAGCGGCTCAGCCGTAGGTTACTATGGCGATCAGCAGCAGCACCCGTTTGACGAATCACTGCAAGTAGAAGATGAAAGCTTTCCTCATAAAGTCTGTGCCCACTGGGAAGAAATAGCCAAGAGAGCCCAATCAGACAATACGCGTGTGATACTACTACGAACAGGGATTGTACTTGGCGAAAATGGCGGCGCACTCAAAAAAATGTTAATGCCCTATAAACTCGGGGTCGGTGGACCACTAGGTTCAGGTGAACAGTATATGCCTTGGATTCACATGCTTGATATGGTGAGAGCCATCAACCATTTGTTGTCAATTCCTCACGCTCAAGGGGAATTCAATATGTGTGCACCTCACCCTGTTACCAACAAACTGTTCAGCAGCACGTTAGCTAAACAATTAGGCCGCCCCCATTTCTTATTCACCCCGAAATGGGCAATGTCGCTTCTGATGGGCGAATCATCTTGTCTGCTATTTGACAGCATTCGCTCCAAACCGAAGAAACTCACTGAGATGGGATTCATCTTTAGTTACTCAAGAATCGAGCCGGCACTAAAAAACTTGTTACAACATCAAGACTAA
- a CDS encoding DUF1538 family protein, producing MTAVLALFRSMLGSLRDLLPIVAVIAFFQLAVLQEPLPHLLSILTGLVLVVFGLTFFIFGLEMGLFPIGESMAQAFARKGSVFWLLTFAFCLGFGTTIAEPALTAVAAEAAEVAAEGGVIPNSLDEMEQYADGLRFTVALSVGIAILLGVLRILKGWPIQYMIIGGYIGVVALTAFAPENIIGIAYDSGGVTTSTITVPLVTALGVGLASAIKGRNPMTDGFGLIAFASLLPMMFVMVYGMVVT from the coding sequence ATGACGGCGGTGCTTGCTTTGTTTCGATCCATGTTAGGTAGCCTTAGGGATCTATTGCCAATCGTAGCGGTAATCGCTTTCTTTCAGCTTGCTGTTCTGCAAGAGCCACTCCCTCATCTGTTGTCTATTTTGACTGGTTTAGTGCTGGTGGTATTTGGTCTGACTTTCTTCATCTTTGGCCTTGAAATGGGGTTGTTCCCGATTGGCGAATCGATGGCTCAAGCATTTGCGCGAAAGGGCAGTGTGTTCTGGTTATTGACCTTCGCTTTCTGTTTAGGATTCGGCACCACCATTGCCGAGCCCGCGTTAACCGCAGTCGCTGCCGAAGCTGCAGAAGTGGCAGCCGAGGGAGGAGTCATTCCTAATTCATTAGATGAAATGGAGCAGTATGCCGATGGCCTGCGCTTTACTGTGGCGTTGTCGGTTGGCATTGCTATTTTACTCGGCGTGTTACGAATCTTAAAAGGTTGGCCAATTCAGTACATGATCATTGGTGGTTATATTGGTGTGGTGGCGCTCACTGCTTTTGCTCCTGAAAATATTATTGGGATTGCGTACGACTCTGGGGGGGTCACAACATCGACGATCACCGTTCCTTTGGTAACAGCGTTGGGCGTTGGCTTGGCCTCGGCAATTAAAGGACGCAATCCGATGACTGATGGGTTTGGATTGATCGCGTTTGCTTCATTGTTACCAATGATGTTTGTCATGGTGTACGGAATGGTGGTGACATGA
- a CDS encoding DUF1538 domain-containing protein, whose product MISAQQFIDTFLGTVMDVIPIAVIIFGFQLAVLRKPVNNLAKVLIGFFYVILGLSLFLMGLELALFPLGETMAMQLTEPSFLAEFKISSGLALTWFDYYWVYLFAFCIGFSTTIAEPSLIAVAIKANQVSGGSISVNGLRIAVALGVAIGISLGSYRIVAGDPIHYYIIFGYVIVVIQTFYAPKLIIPLAYDSGGVTTSTVTVPLVTALGLGLASTVPGRNPVIDGFGLIAFASLFPIISVMSYAQITQWLNRLHTSKESKDAL is encoded by the coding sequence ATGATCAGTGCTCAACAATTTATCGATACCTTTTTAGGCACTGTGATGGATGTGATTCCGATTGCGGTCATCATCTTTGGTTTTCAGTTAGCAGTGCTGCGTAAGCCAGTCAATAACCTAGCCAAAGTACTCATTGGTTTCTTTTACGTCATTCTTGGTTTATCACTTTTTCTGATGGGCTTGGAGCTCGCGTTGTTCCCTCTAGGGGAAACGATGGCAATGCAACTCACTGAACCAAGCTTTTTGGCTGAGTTTAAGATCAGCTCTGGTCTTGCATTGACTTGGTTTGATTATTACTGGGTCTATCTTTTCGCGTTTTGCATTGGTTTCAGTACCACGATAGCCGAGCCTTCTTTGATCGCTGTGGCGATTAAGGCAAACCAAGTTTCCGGTGGCAGTATCAGCGTCAATGGATTGAGGATCGCCGTGGCATTAGGGGTTGCTATCGGTATCTCACTTGGCAGCTATCGTATCGTTGCGGGTGACCCGATCCATTACTACATCATTTTTGGTTATGTCATCGTGGTCATTCAAACCTTTTACGCCCCAAAACTCATTATTCCACTGGCCTATGACTCGGGCGGCGTAACCACGTCAACGGTGACAGTCCCTTTAGTAACGGCGCTCGGGCTTGGGCTCGCTTCAACCGTACCAGGACGAAACCCTGTCATTGATGGTTTTGGATTGATCGCTTTTGCCAGCTTATTTCCCATTATATCGGTGATGAGCTACGCCCAAATAACTCAATGGTTAAACCGTTTACACACCTCTAAGGAGAGCAAAGATGCGCTTTAA
- a CDS encoding P-II family nitrogen regulator, whose amino-acid sequence MRFKLILAFVEESKTDTVLDAARDAGATGATVINNARGQGLNQKRTFFGLTLEVQKDVLLFVVEEHLARHILERISEVGEFDQESGQGIAVQIDVEDAVGVAHQVETLTKVVEDEL is encoded by the coding sequence ATGCGCTTTAAATTGATCTTAGCGTTTGTAGAAGAGAGCAAGACCGACACCGTGCTCGATGCCGCACGTGATGCGGGCGCAACCGGAGCAACGGTGATTAACAATGCCAGGGGGCAGGGGTTAAACCAAAAGCGCACCTTCTTTGGGTTAACGTTAGAGGTGCAAAAAGATGTATTGCTGTTTGTTGTCGAAGAGCATCTAGCAAGGCATATCCTAGAAAGGATCAGTGAAGTGGGTGAGTTCGACCAAGAGTCAGGACAAGGTATAGCAGTGCAGATCGACGTCGAAGATGCCGTCGGGGTAGCGCATCAAGTCGAAACATTAACTAAGGTTGTGGAGGATGAACTATGA
- a CDS encoding CBS domain-containing protein: protein MNTNDKIRVSDVMANTYVIIDGLTTVLEAIEMAKKHKVKAIIVDKRHADDEYGIVLMNDIAKKVLAKNRSPKRTNVYEIMTKPALSVSAEMNVKYCARLFERFGISRAPVVRDNKIVGMVSYNNIVINGMARDDV, encoded by the coding sequence ATGAATACCAATGACAAGATTCGTGTGAGTGACGTAATGGCCAATACCTATGTGATTATTGATGGGCTAACCACGGTGTTGGAAGCGATAGAGATGGCGAAGAAACACAAAGTAAAGGCCATCATTGTCGATAAACGCCACGCAGACGACGAGTACGGCATTGTATTGATGAATGACATTGCCAAGAAAGTACTGGCTAAGAACCGTTCTCCCAAGCGTACTAATGTTTATGAGATCATGACCAAGCCAGCGCTAAGCGTGTCTGCTGAGATGAACGTAAAGTATTGTGCTCGCCTGTTTGAGCGCTTTGGTATCAGTCGTGCGCCAGTAGTGCGTGACAACAAGATAGTCGGTATGGTTAGTTACAATAATATCGTGATCAACGGCATGGCGAGAGATGACGTGTAG
- the yfcE gene encoding phosphodiesterase yields the protein MKLFFASDLHGSLPATEKVLELYRTSGAQYLVLLGDILNHGPRNPIPEGYNPPVVAEKLNAFSQEIIAVRGNCDSEVDQMLLSFPMMMDYSWVLLESGQRIFLTHGHLYNTNKRPALKAGDIIAHGHTHVPVAEYQDDIFIFNPSSVTFPRDGHAASYGIYENNTFKVISLEGDELVSGQL from the coding sequence GTGAAATTATTTTTTGCTTCAGACCTACACGGTTCGCTGCCCGCAACAGAAAAAGTATTAGAGCTATACCGAACGTCTGGTGCGCAATATTTAGTGTTATTGGGTGACATTCTGAATCATGGACCAAGAAACCCGATTCCAGAAGGATACAATCCGCCGGTGGTTGCAGAAAAGTTGAATGCGTTTTCTCAAGAGATTATTGCTGTTCGTGGCAACTGCGATAGCGAAGTGGATCAGATGCTGTTGTCTTTTCCTATGATGATGGATTATTCGTGGGTACTATTAGAATCAGGCCAACGTATCTTTCTAACCCATGGTCATTTATACAACACCAACAAACGTCCAGCGCTGAAAGCGGGTGATATTATTGCCCATGGCCATACCCATGTTCCAGTTGCAGAATATCAAGATGATATATTTATCTTTAACCCTAGTTCGGTGACATTCCCACGAGATGGCCACGCGGCGAGCTACGGTATATATGAAAATAATACGTTCAAAGTTATTAGTCTTGAAGGTGATGAGCTTGTGAGTGGCCAGCTATAA
- a CDS encoding SelT/SelW/SelH family protein, with product MAKASISIYYCRQCNWMLRSSWLCQELLHTFSEEIEQVSLHPDTGGRFEIFCNGVQIWERKTDEGFPEAKILKQRVRNIIAPDRDLGHVDSK from the coding sequence ATTGCTAAGGCTTCCATATCCATATATTACTGTCGCCAGTGCAATTGGATGCTTCGTTCTAGTTGGTTATGCCAAGAGCTGCTTCATACCTTCAGTGAGGAAATTGAACAAGTAAGCTTGCATCCAGATACCGGAGGCAGATTCGAAATCTTTTGTAATGGTGTACAGATTTGGGAAAGAAAAACAGATGAAGGTTTTCCAGAGGCTAAAATTCTGAAGCAAAGAGTGCGAAACATCATTGCTCCAGACAGAGACCTCGGCCACGTAGACTCAAAATAA
- a CDS encoding regulatory protein ToxS, producing the protein MKLKVSIILLVLSAFLSGWLHWGSDAKVERLLTQHEWQSKMVTLISDNKQADSIGPLRKVELSSNAKYLPNGTYLRMSVVRLYGTQTAPANVINISETGQWDINDNYLLVSPTEFKDVTSAQRQDFSEEQLELITQVIKMDAEQSRRIDIVNPKALLLTSLNHGSTVLFSN; encoded by the coding sequence ATGAAATTAAAAGTATCAATTATTTTACTGGTTCTATCTGCGTTTTTAAGTGGTTGGCTACATTGGGGCAGCGATGCAAAAGTAGAGCGCTTGCTTACTCAGCATGAATGGCAATCGAAAATGGTGACTCTAATTAGCGATAACAAACAAGCTGATTCAATTGGCCCACTTCGTAAAGTTGAACTGTCGTCGAATGCAAAGTACCTACCCAATGGTACGTACCTGAGAATGTCTGTGGTTAGACTGTACGGCACTCAAACGGCACCTGCAAATGTCATCAACATCTCTGAAACAGGTCAGTGGGATATTAACGATAACTACTTACTGGTTTCACCAACAGAGTTTAAAGATGTGACTTCTGCTCAGCGCCAAGACTTTTCTGAAGAACAACTAGAGCTTATCACTCAAGTCATTAAGATGGACGCTGAGCAAAGCCGTCGCATTGACATCGTTAACCCGAAGGCACTGTTACTGACTAGCTTAAATCATGGTTCTACCGTATTGTTTTCAAACTAA